A single Chiroxiphia lanceolata isolate bChiLan1 chromosome 25, bChiLan1.pri, whole genome shotgun sequence DNA region contains:
- the DEF6 gene encoding differentially expressed in FDCP 6 homolog, translated as MDLRAELLKSIWYAFTALDVEKSGKVSKSQLKVLSHNLYTVLCIPHDPVALEEHFRDDDDGPVSSQGYMPYLNKYILDKVEEGAFVKENFDELCWTLTAKKNYKPDRNGNSVVSHQDAFKLWCLFNFLSEDKYPLVMVPDEVEYLLKKICTAMNVELNSCELDEYLSQEPQGQEGLTVWQFLDMVNSGRFLRGIEQEAISMAVEEVYQEVIEDVLKQGYLWKRGQLRRNWSERWFMLKPSVLSYYMSEERKEKKGSIALDKHCCVEVLPDRDGKRCMFCVKTSSRTYEMSASDTRQRQEWTLAIQTAIRLQAEGKKSLHKDLKQKRREQREQREQRKAAKEEEMQRLKQLQEEKERKLQELELLKEAQRQAEILLQEEEQRRRQQHEEMQRTLEIQLREAEQARASMQAEMVLKEAEAERQRKRILELEAMQERLQEALQQEVKARQDEEAVRYAQARLLAEEEEKLKQLMKLKEEQEEYIIKTQREKQVLKQEMENKNKCLEEAQKQLEEVRVNRQRVDQDVMAAQRKLRQASTNVKHWNVQMNRLMHPIGPGDKRTNVSGGAFAGYQPLLSQRDSSLKLKQKVEDKSSGPMTDNSEENVSNGGNSGVLPSPDADTMATEPTK; from the exons ATGGACCTGCGAGCGGAGCTGCTCAAGTCCATCTGGTACGCCTTCACCGCCCTGGACGTGGAGAAGAGCGGCAAGGTCTCCAAATCCCAGCTCAAA GTGCTGTCTCACAACCTGTACACGGTGCTGTGCATCCCCCACGATCCCGTGGCACTGGAAGAGCATTTCCGTGATGACGATGATGGGCCAGTGTCCAGCCAGGGCTACATGCCATACCTGAACAAGTACATCCTGGATAAG GTGGAGGAAGGTGCTTTTGTCAAAGAAAACTTCGATGAGCTCTGCTGGACCCTCACAGCGAAGAAGAACTACAAACCTGACCGGAACGGGAACAGCGTTGTATCCCACCAAGATGCTTTCAAGCTCTGGTGTCTCTTCAACTTTCTGTCTGAAGACAAATACCCTCTTGTCATGGTGCCAGATGAG GTGGAGTACCTGCTGAAGAAGATCTGTACGGCCATGAACGTGGAGCTGAACTCCTGTGAGCTGGATGAATACCTGTCCCAGGAGCCGCAGGGGCAAGAGGGGCTGACGGTCTGGCAGTTCCTAGACATGGTGAACTCCGGGCGGTTCCTGCGAGGCATCGAGCAGGAGGCCATCAGCATGGCCGTGGAGGAGGTGTACCAGGAGGTCATCGAGGATGTGCTCAAACAG GGATACCTCTGGAAGAGGGGCCAGCTGAGGAGGAACTGGTCAGAGCGGTGGTTCATGCTGAAGCCCAGTGTCCTGTCCTACTACATGAGCGAGGAAcggaaggagaaaaaggggagCATTGCGTTGGACAAGCACTGCTGCGTGGAG GTGCTGCCTGACCGGGATGGGAAGAGGTGCATGTTCTGCGTGAAGACCTCCTCCCGCACCTACGAGATGAGCGCCTCCGACACCCGGCAGCGCCAGGAGTGGACGCTCG CCATCCAGACAGCTATCCGGCTGCAGGCTGAGGGAAAGAAATCCCTGCACAAGGACCTGAAGCAGAAGCGACgggagcagcgggagcagcgggagcagcGCAAGGCAGccaaggaggaggagatgcagcGGCtcaagcagctgcaggaggagaaggagaggaagctgcaggagctggaactGCTCAAGGAGGCCCAGCGGCAGGCAGagatcctgctgcaggaggaggagcagcgGCGGAGGCAGCAGCACGAGGAGATGCAGAGGACCCTGGAGATCCAGCTGCGGGAAGCTGAGCAG GCTCGTGCCTCCATGCAGGCAGAGATGGTCCtgaaggaggcagaggcagagcgTCAGCGCAAGCgcatcctggagctggaggcCATGCAGGAGCGGCTCCAGGaggccctgcagcaggaggtgaAAGCACGGCAGGATGAGGAAGCCGTGAGATACGCACAGGCCAG GCTActggctgaggaagaggagaaactgAAGCAGCTGATGAAACTGAAGGAGGAGCAAGAGGAATATATCATCAAAACTCAGCGGGAGAAGCAAGTCCTCAAGCAGGAGATGGAGAACAAGAACAAATGTCTGGAAGAGGCACAGAAGCAGCTGGAAGAAGTGAGAGTGAACAGACAGCGGGTGGACCAAGACGTCATG GCAGCCCAGCGGAAGCTGCGACAGGCCAGCACCAACGTCAAGCACTGGAACGTCCAGATGAACCGACTGATGCACCCCATCGGGCCAGGAG ACAAGCGTACAAACGTGAGCGGAGGAGCCTTCGCTGGCTACCAGCCCCTCCTGTCCCAGAGAGATTCTTCCCTCAAACTCAAGCAGAAAGTGGAGGATAAAAGCAGTGGCCCCATGACAGACAACAGCGAGGAAAACGTGAGCAACGGTGGGAACAGTGGTGTTCTGCCATCTCCAGATGCGGACACCATGGCCACAGAGCCCACCAAGTAG